In Ignavibacteriales bacterium, the following are encoded in one genomic region:
- a CDS encoding T9SS type A sorting domain-containing protein: MRKVLIILCMFFTQSLFSQNIIKWEESFDGDFFSLGWKYVNRDSSGGPVMHVLPTFEFVTLGTQAPQNGSNFWRFNFEDANAYGLTDDWLITPKLENIVVGDSITFWCGAVDRTFKDTLYITVSTVDNVPWTFETIDFFKVDGPVGSWHKKSYDLSKYAGQNIYFGIQYFHRAGGGLGISTDHVWIDHYTLTGPGTPPIVVDSYELQQNFPNPFNPGTEIDFSILENTNVTLKVYNTAGELVATLVDGFMTTGKYSVDFDGSALASGVYFYKLTAGSFSDTKKMTLVK; the protein is encoded by the coding sequence ATGAGAAAAGTTTTGATAATATTATGCATGTTTTTTACACAATCACTCTTTTCTCAAAATATTATTAAATGGGAGGAGAGCTTCGACGGGGATTTTTTCAGCCTGGGTTGGAAATACGTTAACCGTGATTCCAGCGGTGGTCCCGTGATGCACGTACTGCCTACGTTCGAATTCGTAACGCTGGGTACACAGGCACCTCAGAATGGTTCTAATTTCTGGAGGTTCAATTTTGAGGACGCTAACGCTTATGGGCTGACCGATGACTGGCTCATCACTCCTAAACTGGAGAATATTGTCGTGGGGGATTCGATAACATTTTGGTGCGGAGCTGTGGACAGGACATTCAAAGACACCCTATATATTACCGTTTCCACAGTGGATAATGTCCCATGGACTTTTGAAACCATCGACTTTTTTAAAGTGGACGGACCTGTCGGCTCATGGCATAAAAAAAGCTACGATCTTTCTAAATACGCCGGGCAGAATATCTACTTCGGTATCCAATACTTTCATAGGGCCGGGGGAGGCCTTGGAATTTCAACTGATCATGTATGGATTGACCACTATACGCTGACCGGACCCGGAACACCGCCGATAGTTGTCGATTCATACGAATTACAGCAGAACTTCCCGAACCCCTTCAACCCGGGCACGGAGATAGATTTCAGCATATTGGAAAATACGAACGTAACGCTTAAAGTATATAATACAGCAGGGGAGCTTGTAGCTACTCTTGTTGACGGCTTTATGACGACCGGAAAATACTCGGTGGATTTCGACGGCTCGGCTTTGGCGAGCGGGGTGTACTTTTATAAGCTTACTGCGGGAAGTTTTTCTGATACAAAAAAGATGACGCTTGTAAAATAA
- a CDS encoding alpha/beta hydrolase: MIDHQIVNPELDRTIIFVHGLASNRNSFAPCIEYFKKDYRIFALSMRGHGRSERPQPESQDSYCVKEMADDVTEVIERYRLDSFHYVGHSMGGIIGYELLGRNADQFKTFTACGSPAEIRIPGWIALAGTLPLRALPEKTLTSTAGEVISRFSGKTEISKRILKNEVVPFINWRVMRHCMVNLSNFSYLNVLKEVKLPFLLIHGQHDIYNIYIKPVLKIMEGREDFYYEHMKGAGHNAHLDFPDTFNSTIEKFIKKYE; encoded by the coding sequence ATGATAGACCACCAAATAGTTAACCCCGAACTCGACCGCACGATAATCTTCGTCCACGGACTGGCATCAAACCGGAACAGTTTCGCTCCCTGCATAGAGTATTTCAAAAAAGATTACAGGATATTCGCGCTCTCCATGAGAGGTCACGGAAGGTCCGAACGCCCGCAACCCGAATCGCAGGACTCATATTGCGTGAAAGAGATGGCGGATGACGTAACGGAAGTAATAGAAAGATACAGATTAGATTCGTTTCATTACGTCGGGCACTCTATGGGCGGAATAATAGGCTATGAGCTTCTCGGCAGGAACGCGGATCAGTTCAAAACATTCACGGCGTGCGGATCACCCGCCGAGATAAGGATACCCGGATGGATAGCATTGGCGGGAACATTACCGCTGAGGGCGCTTCCGGAGAAGACTCTCACATCGACTGCCGGCGAGGTCATATCGAGATTTTCGGGTAAGACGGAGATCTCAAAAAGGATATTAAAGAATGAAGTGGTGCCTTTTATAAACTGGAGAGTAATGCGCCACTGCATGGTAAATCTGAGCAACTTCTCCTATCTGAACGTACTGAAGGAAGTAAAACTCCCCTTTCTGCTGATACACGGACAGCATGATATATACAACATCTACATTAAGCCGGTATTAAAGATAATGGAAGGGCGTGAGGATTTTTATTACGAGCACATGAAGGGCGCAGGACATAACGCACACCTGGACTTCCCGGACACTTTCAACAGCACGATAGAGAAGTTCATCAAAAAATACGAGTGA
- a CDS encoding FABP family protein produces the protein METVTSNLIPKLTPLLGKWTGKGTAQFPTIDTTGYTEEMVFAKYDYNDVIHYEQKVLHNTDDERDGKLLHWEAGYILFKEGKLFLINSQSNGRVEVMEGEVSTNGNELIAEFRSTLYGNDSKMISSSRRYTLKDDMLEYTLDMATSTAENPGNHLKCTLRRVFPK, from the coding sequence ATGGAAACGGTTACTTCAAATCTAATTCCCAAACTCACTCCCCTGCTCGGTAAATGGACCGGGAAGGGCACGGCGCAATTCCCCACAATAGATACGACCGGCTATACGGAGGAGATGGTTTTTGCAAAGTATGATTACAATGATGTGATACATTACGAGCAGAAGGTGCTTCATAATACAGACGACGAGAGGGACGGCAAGCTCCTTCACTGGGAAGCCGGCTATATCCTTTTTAAGGAAGGAAAATTATTTTTGATTAATTCCCAAAGTAACGGACGCGTGGAGGTAATGGAGGGCGAAGTAAGCACGAATGGAAATGAACTTATAGCGGAGTTTAGGAGTACACTATACGGAAATGACAGCAAGATGATATCTTCATCCCGAAGATATACATTAAAGGATGATATGCTGGAATATACGCTCGATATGGCTACTTCGACGGCGGAAAACCCGGGAAATCATCTAAAATGTACATTAAGAAGGGTTTTTCCTAAATAG
- a CDS encoding 23S rRNA (adenine(2503)-C(2))-methyltransferase RlmN, translating to MKRNLLNLTLSELTGYLVEAKEQKFRARQIFDSIHSKGVTEIDDIIGIPGLLKAKMKEEFEIPALKLDKISESELYNTKKFLFELPGATSSKVTGNLKIETVLINEGRRHTVCVSTQVGCNVGCEFCATGKMGFQKNLDVSQIINQVYGVIKCTGTIPTNLVFMGMGEPFLNYDNMLNALQILTSEFGLQIPSRKITVSTVGFKGKIKKFADDITLPENTSVKNVKLALSLHSTDNGIREAIIPTSVKNRLPDLYEELVYFYKKTGNKVTYEYIYFDGLNDTENDIKRLEKLSRMIPCNINIIPFHPIDFELGGPLSRYNAPDDGSKVKTNSLLIEKINDFIAELRARDVVVNLRSSSGVDINAACGQLAVTENKVSSL from the coding sequence ATGAAGCGTAATCTCCTAAATCTTACATTATCCGAACTCACAGGCTATCTCGTCGAAGCCAAGGAGCAGAAGTTCCGCGCACGACAGATATTCGATTCCATTCATTCGAAAGGCGTCACGGAGATAGACGACATTATCGGAATACCCGGTTTGCTTAAGGCTAAGATGAAAGAAGAGTTCGAGATACCCGCGCTAAAGCTGGACAAGATAAGCGAGTCGGAGCTATACAATACGAAGAAATTCCTCTTCGAACTCCCCGGCGCGACCTCATCTAAGGTCACGGGCAATCTCAAGATAGAGACCGTACTCATTAACGAAGGCAGGAGGCATACCGTCTGCGTCTCCACGCAGGTAGGCTGTAACGTCGGATGCGAGTTCTGCGCGACTGGTAAGATGGGCTTCCAGAAGAATCTCGACGTAAGCCAGATAATCAACCAGGTGTATGGCGTTATCAAATGTACCGGTACCATACCGACCAACCTCGTCTTTATGGGAATGGGTGAGCCGTTCCTTAACTATGACAACATGCTAAATGCGCTTCAGATACTCACATCGGAATTCGGTTTACAAATTCCATCGCGAAAGATCACCGTCTCGACCGTGGGTTTCAAAGGAAAGATAAAAAAATTCGCGGATGACATCACCCTCCCGGAAAACACAAGCGTTAAAAATGTTAAGCTTGCGCTGTCGCTTCATTCGACTGACAATGGTATACGTGAAGCGATCATTCCTACGTCGGTAAAGAACCGCCTACCCGACCTATATGAGGAGCTTGTATATTTTTATAAGAAGACCGGCAATAAAGTTACATACGAATACATTTATTTCGACGGACTGAATGACACGGAGAACGACATTAAGCGTCTCGAAAAACTATCCCGCATGATACCCTGCAATATAAATATCATACCCTTTCATCCGATAGATTTTGAACTTGGCGGACCGCTTTCCCGCTACAATGCTCCGGATGACGGCTCTAAAGTCAAAACTAATTCTCTTTTAATTGAGAAAATAAATGATTTTATTGCTGAGTTGAGGGCTAGGGATGTTGTAGTTAACCTCAGATCCAGTAGTGGTGTGGACATTAACGCAGCTTGTGGTCAATTAGCAGTTACCGAAAACAAAGTATCATCCCTGTAA
- a CDS encoding adenylate kinase, giving the protein MHRLIIFGPPGVGKGTQAKLLAQKLGLRHLSTGDILRKAVSDETELGLKAKEIMDKGDLVPDEIMIGIVDDALTGEETGFILDGFPRTLEQAKALDVIFENKGFDNTKVISLTADESEIIRRMTGRGRSDDTEEAIKNRLGVYNNSTAPVLDYYNGKGNVLDIHGMGKIEDINSKIIEDIGK; this is encoded by the coding sequence ATGCACCGACTTATTATTTTTGGTCCCCCCGGAGTTGGTAAAGGGACTCAGGCTAAACTATTAGCGCAAAAACTGGGGCTCAGACATCTTTCTACGGGTGATATTCTTAGAAAAGCCGTTTCCGACGAGACTGAACTCGGTTTAAAGGCAAAGGAGATCATGGATAAAGGCGACCTCGTACCGGATGAGATAATGATAGGGATCGTTGATGATGCGCTTACCGGCGAGGAAACCGGATTTATTCTCGACGGATTTCCGCGAACACTCGAGCAAGCTAAGGCTCTGGATGTGATATTCGAAAATAAAGGTTTTGACAATACAAAAGTTATTTCTTTAACCGCAGACGAAAGCGAGATAATCCGCAGAATGACCGGACGTGGCAGAAGCGATGATACTGAGGAAGCGATAAAAAATCGTCTCGGCGTTTACAATAATTCTACAGCCCCTGTTCTGGACTATTATAATGGAAAGGGGAATGTGCTGGATATTCATGGGATGGGCAAAATAGAGGACATAAACTCTAAGATTATAGAAGATATAGGTAAGTAG
- a CDS encoding STAS domain-containing protein yields the protein MPKVELELLHDGIAVLKPKGNFVGGDETDELKDEISKLQEQGNKKLIIDLGDVLYLNSTALGVLISAHANYSKREGTIKICQLNKNLENLFVITKLALIFDSYATLDEAIKSFS from the coding sequence ATGCCAAAAGTAGAACTCGAACTCCTTCATGACGGCATAGCTGTCCTAAAGCCGAAGGGAAATTTCGTAGGTGGAGATGAAACTGACGAGCTTAAGGATGAGATTTCTAAACTTCAGGAACAGGGAAATAAGAAACTTATTATAGACTTGGGGGATGTACTTTACTTAAACAGTACCGCGCTCGGGGTATTGATCTCTGCACACGCAAACTACTCTAAAAGGGAAGGTACCATTAAGATCTGCCAACTCAATAAAAACCTTGAAAACCTTTTTGTAATCACAAAACTAGCTTTAATATTCGATTCATACGCTACATTAGATGAAGCCATTAAAAGCTTTTCCTAG
- a CDS encoding MotA/TolQ/ExbB proton channel family protein — protein MKQSAFTIVLVLIALVVSAVVFMFVFGNPANFDETGKVPLNLIGAIYLGGPVVVVLMALSIMVITYTIERQLSLNKAKGKGPIEPFLKKVQNLLTDGDVEGAMAECDKQKGSIANILKQGLERYQVLAGNQQLETEERLQEVQTAIEEAMMLEVPLLERNLVALSTIASVSVLVGLFGTVVGMIRAFQALATAGTPNAAELSAGISEALINTAGGLFGAIVGTISYNVYTTKVSNITYMIDEATYNMLQILAFRSRKSA, from the coding sequence ATGAAACAATCTGCATTTACAATAGTACTAGTTTTAATTGCGTTAGTAGTATCCGCCGTGGTTTTCATGTTTGTTTTCGGTAACCCCGCTAACTTCGATGAAACAGGTAAGGTTCCGTTAAACCTTATTGGGGCGATTTACTTAGGCGGACCTGTTGTTGTTGTTCTTATGGCTTTGAGTATTATGGTAATTACCTATACTATAGAGAGACAATTATCTCTTAATAAAGCTAAGGGAAAAGGTCCTATCGAACCATTCTTAAAGAAAGTACAAAACCTTCTCACTGACGGAGATGTTGAAGGCGCTATGGCAGAATGCGATAAGCAGAAGGGATCGATTGCCAATATTTTAAAACAAGGTCTCGAAAGATATCAGGTACTCGCTGGAAATCAACAGCTTGAAACCGAAGAGAGACTTCAGGAAGTACAGACTGCTATCGAAGAAGCTATGATGCTCGAAGTTCCGCTCCTTGAAAGAAACCTTGTGGCTCTTTCAACGATCGCTTCGGTATCGGTACTTGTTGGTCTTTTCGGAACGGTAGTTGGTATGATCAGGGCGTTCCAGGCTCTGGCTACTGCCGGTACTCCTAATGCCGCTGAACTTTCAGCTGGTATTTCTGAAGCGCTTATCAATACGGCTGGTGGTCTTTTTGGTGCTATTGTTGGTACGATCTCCTATAACGTTTACACAACAAAGGTTAGCAACATAACATATATGATTGACGAAGCTACTTATAATATGCTTCAGATTCTTGCTTTCAGGTCTAGGAAATCGGCTTAA
- a CDS encoding biopolymer transporter ExbD, whose translation MKKSRSTKKPGINIDMTPLVDVIMLLLTFFMLTATFKAAESEIVEVTLPKSVNTDSTRLPDQDIMTLTLTPKGDIWLDVDSYEVRKEVFGDAFGIGLFHPDSTSKSEFEETGKVGDQMLKRTVIKLDKAGFEKVMNDLRLQLKNNSDNTRDYKIVVKGDKDTNYGLVEDLMTSLKDSRNTRFALVTDLKLEE comes from the coding sequence ATGAAGAAATCCAGATCTACAAAGAAACCGGGTATTAATATTGACATGACTCCGCTTGTAGACGTTATCATGCTTCTGCTTACTTTCTTCATGCTAACTGCTACTTTTAAAGCGGCGGAATCAGAGATAGTTGAGGTAACACTTCCTAAATCCGTTAATACCGATTCTACAAGGCTTCCTGATCAGGACATAATGACTTTAACGCTTACTCCAAAAGGTGATATCTGGTTAGACGTGGATAGTTACGAAGTCCGAAAAGAAGTATTTGGTGATGCTTTTGGGATTGGTTTATTTCACCCGGATTCAACTTCTAAAAGTGAATTTGAAGAAACCGGTAAGGTTGGTGACCAAATGCTCAAAAGGACGGTTATAAAACTCGACAAAGCGGGCTTTGAAAAAGTAATGAATGACCTCAGGTTACAGCTTAAAAATAATTCCGATAATACAAGGGATTATAAGATCGTTGTAAAAGGTGACAAAGATACGAATTATGGCTTGGTTGAAGACCTGATGACTTCTCTTAAAGATTCCAGGAATACACGGTTTGCATTGGTAACTGACCTCAAACTTGAGGAATAG
- a CDS encoding biopolymer transporter ExbD, with protein sequence MAGGGGFEAPEAYNKRQKKYQRGKKLGVRIDMTPMVDVIMLLLTFFMLTTTLATPQVMQVNLPKGDEEDKVKVDASNVLYVRVAESGNIYFSQGTADNKETPPEHIALENLRSELEARFRANPNIMMLLKFDRNMKYNQMVDILDEINRAKIDKRYTFMPVGEVDKEIIRLAGG encoded by the coding sequence ATGGCAGGTGGTGGTGGTTTTGAAGCTCCGGAAGCCTATAATAAACGGCAGAAAAAATACCAAAGAGGCAAGAAGCTGGGTGTTAGAATAGATATGACACCTATGGTGGACGTCATTATGCTTCTTCTTACATTCTTTATGCTTACAACAACTCTCGCTACTCCCCAGGTTATGCAGGTTAACTTACCTAAGGGAGACGAGGAAGATAAAGTAAAGGTTGATGCATCAAACGTTTTGTATGTCAGAGTTGCTGAATCGGGAAATATATATTTCTCGCAAGGTACCGCAGACAATAAGGAGACTCCTCCGGAACATATTGCATTAGAAAACCTGAGAAGTGAGCTTGAAGCAAGGTTCAGGGCAAATCCGAATATTATGATGCTCTTAAAGTTCGACAGGAATATGAAATACAACCAGATGGTTGATATTCTAGATGAAATCAATAGAGCAAAAATAGACAAAAGATATACTTTCATGCCGGTTGGGGAAGTCGATAAAGAGATCATTAGACTGGCCGGGGGTTAA
- a CDS encoding TPM domain-containing protein, giving the protein MGTADLYAQRVQSKDRQPSKIEKYVVDETGTLTQEQVNYLIQKLINFEKETSNQLVVYIIPSLNGESIEEVSIRLAEENKIGQKGKDNGVLLLIAMNDKKMRIEVGYGLEGALPDATALSIINNEIRPEFKKGEFFDGIDKGVDAIISATKGEYTAKESDDDGSGIGLCFGIPIFVFIIFFIIFFMIIMSIIQRMFGCGKGWTSGSGSAHSGSSGWWSSGSGSSSSSGSSFGSFSGGGGSFGGGGASGGW; this is encoded by the coding sequence ATTGGCACAGCGGATTTATATGCTCAGAGGGTACAGTCAAAGGACCGTCAGCCTTCAAAAATAGAGAAGTATGTCGTAGATGAAACGGGTACGCTCACACAGGAACAGGTCAATTACCTCATCCAGAAACTGATAAATTTTGAAAAGGAAACGTCGAACCAGCTCGTGGTTTATATTATTCCTTCGCTAAACGGTGAGTCCATAGAGGAGGTCTCCATCCGGCTGGCTGAAGAGAATAAAATTGGACAAAAGGGTAAGGATAACGGTGTGCTTCTCCTCATCGCAATGAATGATAAGAAGATGAGAATAGAAGTGGGATACGGACTCGAGGGAGCTTTGCCCGATGCAACAGCTTTGTCGATCATAAATAATGAAATACGTCCCGAATTCAAAAAGGGAGAGTTCTTCGACGGTATAGACAAAGGTGTCGATGCGATAATCTCTGCCACAAAGGGCGAGTACACTGCCAAAGAAAGCGATGATGACGGCTCCGGTATCGGTCTCTGCTTTGGAATACCTATATTCGTTTTCATAATATTCTTCATTATCTTTTTCATGATAATAATGTCCATTATTCAGCGCATGTTCGGCTGTGGTAAAGGATGGACGTCGGGAAGCGGCTCCGCTCACAGCGGTTCAAGCGGTTGGTGGAGCAGTGGTTCGGGCAGTTCGTCATCTTCAGGAAGCAGTTTTGGCAGTTTTTCCGGCGGTGGCGGTTCATTTGGCGGCGGTGGCGCCAGCGGTGGATGGTAA
- a CDS encoding TPM domain-containing protein has translation MSSAFLNKFLSPEDLNKISETISGVEKHTSGELRVCLKNKRGILQGKYTPRELALNEFLRADMDRTRDKTGVLIFILFGERKFEIIADEGINAKIPDSTWDSIEHMMTDEFKKENYLGGIVNAVEEIGGILKNEFPPSSDNPDELSNDVIVG, from the coding sequence ATGTCGTCAGCATTTTTAAATAAATTCTTGTCTCCGGAAGATCTGAATAAGATCTCCGAAACTATCTCCGGTGTTGAAAAACACACTTCGGGTGAGTTGCGTGTTTGCCTGAAGAATAAGCGGGGCATTCTTCAAGGGAAATATACACCGCGTGAGCTTGCTTTGAATGAGTTTCTCCGCGCAGATATGGATAGGACAAGGGATAAGACCGGTGTTTTGATATTTATTCTCTTTGGTGAAAGGAAGTTCGAGATCATTGCCGATGAGGGTATAAATGCAAAGATACCCGACAGCACATGGGATTCCATCGAGCACATGATGACAGACGAATTTAAGAAGGAAAATTATTTAGGCGGGATAGTAAATGCGGTCGAGGAGATAGGCGGAATCTTAAAGAACGAATTCCCGCCCTCATCCGACAATCCCGATGAGCTTTCTAATGATGTGATAGTAGGTTAA
- a CDS encoding LPS-assembly protein LptD, producing MIKFIYILLFLLFPLALCAQVDLQDTLGTPIDTLSPPPDTLDVTLDTLSGDTAIVTIDTSRQVQSDIDAVVNYTAKDSAVFDFKTNKLILYNEAVLIYKDLQLNSGVIILDRETEVLEGIGFQDSTREGKYVQTPIMTQGTDKYEGVRLVYNFATKTGNVSMGFTEAEQGYYYGEIIKKVNNEVYFVKNGRYTTSTNREDPEYYFLSPKMKVIPNDKVIAQNVFLYIEGVPVFWLPFAVFPNRSGRSSGIIPPTFGSDGTYGQYIANGGYFWAINDFMDINATVNIFTKGRYDFKSRFRYAQRYVMTGNIEAGYTMIRLGEDTDPDKFTSDEWAFNINHSQNITPTLSLTGNLSFVSGKSYYDNNTNNFDELLRQNVISNLTASKYWEGTPFSLNLNYYRDQNLQTGDITQRLPNLTFSVTENYPFRSPSGSSYNRNFYEDIGFSYSLNAVNSLTRTTTQTTSGTDSTYNDDKYGARHNATVKYSPKFSFISFTPSINYTEIWYPNSIRKSFNSADSSVTETTIDGFNAVRYFNAALSFNTNFVGIFTPNVFSVTGIRHTITPSLTYSYSPDFSDPSFGYYGTYTDASGNDVKYSFYENGIFGSPPSGESQLLSFSMNNLFEMKTRVNDSTENKFQLINITSGLSYNFAADSLKFSEITNTFRTKIGSILDISGSANFSLYKYNDSLNSRINSFLWDDGKVADLTNFTLNLSTGFDFLFSSSQKEEKKSTTNDTLAETEKSIIIKDKYDAAYDIPVSGSISYFYNLNQSNPNNITRTSNLGFSVDFSLSKNWNFGFRTNYDLISEQLSAPYFTAYRDLNSWEMLFNWYPIGAYRGFKFEVRIKAPDLRDIKIDKQTNDRGAFSNF from the coding sequence TTGATAAAGTTTATTTACATATTACTCTTTTTACTTTTCCCGCTTGCTCTGTGCGCGCAGGTTGACCTCCAGGATACCCTCGGTACTCCTATCGATACCCTTTCTCCTCCACCCGATACTCTGGATGTAACTCTTGATACGCTATCCGGCGACACTGCTATTGTTACTATTGACACCTCTCGACAGGTTCAATCCGACATAGATGCCGTGGTAAATTACACCGCAAAGGATTCCGCCGTCTTTGATTTTAAAACAAATAAACTCATTCTCTACAATGAGGCGGTTCTCATCTATAAAGACTTACAGCTGAATTCTGGTGTGATAATCCTTGACCGGGAAACGGAGGTGCTTGAGGGTATTGGTTTCCAGGACTCTACCCGGGAGGGTAAGTACGTCCAGACGCCCATTATGACGCAGGGGACGGATAAATATGAGGGAGTGCGCCTTGTATATAACTTCGCGACAAAGACGGGTAACGTTTCCATGGGATTTACTGAAGCTGAGCAGGGGTATTACTATGGCGAGATAATTAAAAAAGTTAATAATGAAGTTTACTTCGTCAAAAACGGTCGCTACACGACTTCAACGAACAGGGAGGATCCCGAATATTATTTCCTATCGCCTAAAATGAAGGTCATACCAAATGATAAGGTTATTGCGCAAAATGTTTTCCTGTATATAGAGGGTGTTCCCGTATTCTGGCTTCCATTTGCGGTTTTCCCGAATAGAAGCGGGCGTAGCTCCGGCATAATCCCGCCTACCTTCGGGTCCGACGGGACCTATGGGCAGTACATTGCAAACGGAGGTTACTTCTGGGCTATCAATGACTTTATGGATATAAATGCTACCGTGAACATTTTTACGAAAGGAAGGTACGATTTTAAATCACGCTTCCGCTATGCGCAGAGATATGTAATGACGGGCAATATCGAAGCCGGCTACACAATGATAAGGCTCGGCGAAGACACCGACCCTGATAAGTTCACTTCCGACGAATGGGCTTTCAATATTAATCATAGCCAGAACATTACGCCGACGCTTTCGCTGACGGGAAATCTTTCCTTTGTGAGCGGTAAGAGCTACTATGACAATAATACCAATAATTTCGATGAACTCCTGAGGCAAAACGTAATATCTAATCTAACAGCGTCAAAATACTGGGAGGGGACTCCATTCTCGCTAAACCTGAATTACTATCGTGATCAGAATCTGCAAACAGGTGACATTACACAGAGGCTCCCTAATCTTACTTTCAGCGTTACGGAAAATTATCCGTTCCGTTCTCCGTCCGGTTCATCCTATAACAGGAATTTTTACGAGGATATCGGCTTTTCGTATTCACTGAACGCGGTCAATAGTCTTACACGGACTACAACACAGACTACATCCGGTACCGACAGTACATATAATGATGATAAATACGGTGCCCGGCATAACGCAACTGTGAAATACTCACCTAAATTCAGTTTCATCAGTTTTACACCTTCGATAAATTACACAGAGATATGGTACCCGAACTCGATTAGAAAGTCTTTCAATTCGGCGGACAGTTCGGTAACCGAAACAACTATAGACGGATTCAATGCAGTGCGTTATTTTAACGCGGCGCTTTCTTTCAATACGAACTTTGTCGGCATATTTACCCCTAATGTATTCAGCGTAACAGGTATTCGTCACACTATTACGCCTTCGCTCACTTATTCCTATTCACCCGATTTTTCCGACCCGTCGTTCGGATATTATGGTACCTATACCGATGCCTCCGGTAACGATGTGAAGTATTCTTTCTATGAAAACGGTATCTTCGGGTCGCCGCCCTCCGGTGAAAGCCAGTTACTTTCGTTTTCGATGAATAATCTTTTTGAAATGAAGACTCGTGTGAATGACAGCACCGAAAATAAATTCCAGCTTATCAATATCACTTCTGGATTGAGCTATAACTTTGCCGCCGATTCATTGAAATTTTCGGAAATAACAAACACCTTCCGTACTAAAATAGGAAGCATACTAGACATATCCGGTTCGGCAAATTTTTCCCTTTATAAGTATAATGACAGCCTTAATTCACGTATAAACAGTTTCTTATGGGACGATGGAAAGGTCGCTGACCTGACAAACTTTACCTTAAATCTTTCGACAGGTTTTGATTTTCTTTTTTCAAGCTCTCAAAAGGAAGAAAAAAAATCTACAACTAACGATACCCTTGCGGAAACGGAAAAGAGTATAATAATAAAAGATAAGTACGATGCCGCTTACGACATACCGGTGAGCGGATCGATTAGTTATTTTTATAATCTGAACCAGAGCAATCCTAACAATATTACACGTACTTCCAATCTGGGCTTCAGTGTTGATTTCAGTCTGTCGAAAAACTGGAACTTTGGTTTTAGAACTAATTACGATCTTATTAGTGAACAGCTTTCGGCGCCTTATTTTACCGCTTACCGCGATCTAAATTCGTGGGAGATGCTTTTTAATTGGTACCCAATTGGTGCATATCGGGGTTTCAAATTCGAGGTAAGAATAAAAGCGCCTGATCTGCGCGATATTAAAATTGATAAGCAAACTAACGATAGGGGAGCATTCTCTAACTTTTAA